From Paenibacillus sp. PL2-23:
ATATGATGAGGTGACAGGAGGCTGATCAAGATGGAAATGATGGGTCAACAAACCATGGATCTTTCAGAGAAGAAGGGTCATTGCGAGAAGCATATGCACCGTTATGTCATGGTGCAGACCAGCGACGGTATGCTTCAGGATGGCTTCATTGAGCATGTGGATGACAATATGGTGTACTTAGCGGTGCCCTATTGCGCCGGTGAAATCGATGATCGCGCGTTTTTTCCCGGCGGTTTCGGCTATGGCGGATATCCGTATTTCCCGCGCCGCAGATTTTACCGCAGAGGCTTCCCGCTGGCTGGGCTTCTGGCTTTGTCCTTATTGCCTTTTTATTTCTAATTGCCGAACGCCGAGCTGGGGGAGCGCTTCCCTGGCTCGGCGTTCTTCTATTGGACGAGCGGTCCCATTTTCGCTATGATAGAGGTTAGGACAAGGGTGAGGGGGGAGAAGTGAAAATGGACTGCATTTTTTGCAAAATCGTTGAGGGCTCCATCCCGTCCCAAAAGGTGTTCGAGAACGATTCCGTTCTGGCCTTTCGGGACATTCAGCCGGCAGCGCCCGTACATATATTAATCATTCCGAAGAAGCATATTCCGACGATGAACGATGTCGCGGACGAGGATGCCGAGTTGGTCGCAGAGCTGTTCGCAGCGGCGCGGCAGATCGCCAAGGAGCAAGGAATCGCGGAGTCGGGATACCGGTTGATCAACAACGTGAACAGCGATGGCGGACAGGTTGTATACCATCTTCATATCCATTTGCTTGGCGGAGAGAAGCTGGGCGGATTGCTGCCAAAGAGCGGAAGTTGACACTGGGATTCTCTTTACTCTATAATGAAATTTGATAAACCGTGTTATAGCTCTGGACGGTCTGTTTCGGAGGGAGGGAAAACTGGTGTCTGAAACGAAAGTTCGCAAAAACGAAACTATTGATGCTGCGCTTCGCCGCTTTAAACGTTCCATCGCTAAAGACGGTGTCCTCGCTGAGGTGAAAAAACGCAAGCATTATGAGAAGCCAAGCGTAAAGCGCAAGAAGAAGTCCGAGGCTGCGCGTAAGAGAAAGTTTTAGGAGGAGCCTTGCATAATGAACCTGAGCGAACGATTGACCGACGATATGAAGCAAGCCATGAAGAGTCAGGACAAGTTCAAGCTGACCACCATTCGTATGATGCGTGCGTCCGTTAAGAATATGGAGATTGAGCTTAAACGTCCCCTGGAAGATAATGAAGTGCTTAATATTCTTAGTCGCGAGATCAAAATACGTAAAGATTCCCTCCAAGAATTTCAAAAAGCCGGCCGCGATGACCTGGTAACAGGTCTTGCAGCAGAAATTGAAATTATTAGTCAATACCTTCCCGAGCAGCTGACTGAAGAAGAGATTCAAGAGATAGTAAGGCAGACCATCCATGAACTCGGTGCTTCTTCCAAAGCCGATATGGGGAAAGTGATGAGCGCTCTAATGCCCAAAACAAAGGGGCGCGCAGACGGTAAACTAGTAAATCAAGCGGTTCAGCAATTTCTGCAATAGCATACGATCCGGACACAAAACACCCCTGAACAGGGGTGTTTTTTTGTTGGGTACGCCCAGCATGGGCGTTATCTTTAGGGTGAAAGTCCCGAACGGGGGCTGGCGAGCGCCTACCGTAGCCAAGGGCAAGGGTGTCCACCGCGAGGCGGAATCTGAAGGAAGCCGGAGGCAAATGCACGGGCCAAGGTACACGAACCTAATTTGAGGCAGTGACAGCCGGATGAGTCTCCACACCAAGACGAAATCCAAAGCCGCCAAGGGCTGGCGCTGTAGACTTAGGTGGTCACGGGCAGAAAGATGACGTTCTTATCTGGGGAGGCCTGCGGAAAATGCGAAGTTACTTCGTAACCGCGGCTGAGAAGCCGCGCTGAATCCGCAGGAGTCAGCAGAGGCCATAGTACGGGAGTACGGGACGCCGGAAACTGGAAGGGCTGAACCGAAAGGAGAGAGGAAACCGATGCGTTCGCATGAAGAGCAAAGACAGCAGAAAATCTCGCAAGAGAGCTCGCGGCAAAGAGAAACGGTGAAGCCGTCAGGGTATGCCGGAGCGCCGAGTTCTTCGTCGGCACAAGTCGCCCCTTCCTCTCGCGAAGCGAATAACGACTTGTTAGAACGAATGCTCAGAGGAGATAACCTCAGGCTCGCCTACAAGCGAGTGGTACAGAACGGAGGAGCGCCCGGCGTGGACAGCGTAACGGTAGCGAATCTACAAGCTTACCTGAAAACACACTGGGAGACGGTGAAGACCGAGCTCCTTGCGGGAACCTACAGACCCATGCCCGTCAAACGGGTGGAAATCCCCAAACCCGGAGGCGGCGTGAGGCTGCTTGGCATCCCGACCGTGATGGACCGCTTTCTTCAACAAGCCCTTCTGCAAGTGATGAACCCGATCTTCGACGCGGACTTCTCAAGGCATAGCTATGGCTTTCGCCCTGGGAAGCGAGCGCATGACGCGGTAAAGCAAGCTCAACATTACATCCAAGAAGGGTTCCGCTGGGTCGTAGACATGGACTTAGCGAAGTTCTTTGACCGAGTAAACCACGACATGCTCATGGCAAGGGTGGCAAGGAAAGTGACGGACAAATATGTGTTAAAGCTCATTCGTGCCTACCTAAATGCAGGAGTTATGGCAAATGGCGTGCTCGAGAAAACGGGAGAGGGTACGCCGCAGGGCGGACCATTGAGTCCGCTCTTAGCGAACATTCTGTTGGACGACTTGGACAAAGAGCTAACCGAACGAGGATTGCGATTCGCCCGCTATGCGGACGACTGCAATATATTCGTTGCGAGTAAACGTGCGGGAGAACGCGTCATGGATTCGGTAACACGCTTCGTAGAAGGGAAGCTGAAACTGAAAGTGAATCGAGAGAAAAGCGCGGTAGATCGCCCTTGGAACCGTAAGTTCCTCGGATTCAGTTTCCTGAGGGATAAGAAAGCGACGATTCGATTAGCCCCACAAACCATCTCACGATTCAAAGAGAAGGTGCGAGAGCTGACGAACCGAACGCGATCGATGTCTATGGAAAACCGGATTATGCAACTAAACCGCTATCTCATCGGCTGGATTGGCTATTTCCGGCTAGCCTCAGCAAAAGGTCACTGCGAGAAATTCGACCAGTGGATTCGGCGCAGGTTACGCATGTGTCTCTGGAAGCAATGGAAACGGGTACGTACTCGTATCCGAGAACTCCGAGGACTCGGGGTCCCAGAATGGGCATGTTTCGTCATGGCTAACTCCAGACGCGGAGCGTGGGAAATGTCTCGAAACACAAACAACGCCCTTCCAACTTCCTATTGGGAAGCAAAAGGGCTGAAAAGTTTGCTTTCTCGTTATTTGGAGCTTTGTTAACCTATTGGAACCGCCGTATGCGGACCCGCATGTACGGTGGTGTGAGAGGACGGAGGCTAGGCGCCTCCTCCTACTCGATCAACTGTCAAGGCGGCGCAGCAGCGAGTCCCTAGTGCCGCATTTGAACGAAATATCGTTCAAAGGGGCGCAGCAGCAGGTCCCGAGTACTGAATTTGAACGAAAAATCGTTCAAATCGGCGCAGTTAGCACACGCCTCGCTTGTACTGCTGCTTCCTTCACTTGATTCAGAGGAAATCGCCTGCCCATAACCCCAAGCAGCTTGCTGGGCTCGTACAGCTCTTCCAGGCCAGGGCAAGCTTGTTTATTTCAACGCCCCGACATCCCCGGAGGTGAAGCCGGCGCGCCGCAGCCATGCGGAGCGCCGGCTATTGGTGTTTTTGAGCCTGCGTCACATAAAGTGCTGGCGCTTAGCATATTTTGGTATAGCACACTTCAAACCATGCTCCAATTAAACGAATTGCTTGAACTACCTTCATCGCCAAGGAGGTCAAAGCCCGTCTATGCGCCACCTGAAACGCAAATTCCGCAAGCTTACGGCAGAGCTTCTTGATATGCCGCAGGATGTTGTGTATGACTTGCCTCGGCTCACCATGATTGGAGACCGTCAGCTATATATCGAAAATCATCGGGGCGTCGTTCAGTTCTCCAGCGAGCGTCTTCGTCTCGCGCTTAGCAAGGGACAGCTGGAGGTGACCGGAAGCTCGCTTGTCATACGGACGATATGGACCGAAGAGGTATTCATAGAAGGCGTGATCACCAATATTCAGCTGCTGAGCTGAAGCCTTGTCAGGGAGCCGCACGCCGCTTCCTGATTCATTGCACCCAAGGCTTGTTGAGCTGTTAACAAACGTTAGGAGGAGAAGCTGTTGAAGGGACAAGGGGCATTATGGTTCCAGGGAGTCGTTGTTGTGCAAGCGCGGGGCGGTGCGCCGGAGCGGTTCGTGAACCGGGCTTTGGAAGGAGGGATCGCTTTGTCCGGCATTCGTTGGACAAGCCAGGGACTTCTTCAATTCGAGGTGTCGGTGAGTGATTTTTTTCGGCTTCGTCCTTTTTTGAAGGAGACAGGCTGCCGTATTCATGTCAAGCAGCGCAAAGGCTTGCCGTTCTGGCTGGTCAAAGCGGAGAAGCGCGTCTGGTTTACGGGCGGAATCGCATTGTTCTTCGCCATCATATTTATGCTGTCTTCCCTGGTCTGGTCGGTAGAGGTGGAGGGCAACGCAAAGCTGTCTGACGAGCAAATCTTGCGGGCTGCCAAGGCCGAGGGCTTATACCCCCTTCAATGGTCGTTCCGCCTGCAGAGCCCGGATACGCTGTCCAAGCGGCTGGTAAGCTCGCTACCGGGAACAACCTGGATCGGCGTGGAGAAAAAAGGCACCAAGGTTACCATACAGGTGGTGGAGATGACGCTGCCGGACGTGCCAGAGCTGCAGAGTCCAAGACACCTGGTTGCCTCTGCGGACGGTGTGGTTACACAAATTATCGCGGAGGCTGGAAAGCCCGTTGTGAAAAAAAATACACGCGTTAAAAAAGGACAAACGTTAATTTCCGGTCTGATTGGCAATGAAACGAATGCTCGCGCGGTTGTCGCCAAGGGCTCGGTGAGAGGGCTTGTATGGTACGAGTTTCTTGTGGAGACGCCTCTTACGCAGAGGGTTAAGGTATATACCGGCGAAAAAAAGAGCAAATGGTACGCCGTGATCGGCTCGCGCGCCCTTCAGGTCAGCGGCTATGGCTCGGACGGCTACGAGTCTTCCGAAACGATCGACCGTCTTGAAAGATTTTCTTGGAGGGGGCTGGAGCTGCCGCTCGGCCGCATGAAGGAGACGGTGCTGGAGACGACGCTACAGGAGAGAACGCTGTCGCAGGACGAAGCGAAAGCGGTCGGATTGATGCAGGCCAAAGCGGATGTGATCGAAAAAGCGGGTCTCGACGCTGTCGTCAGAAGCGAATTTGTTTTGCATGAAAAGGCTGAGAATGGTAAAGTTTATATGAAAGTTCTTTTTGAGGTGGAGCAATCGTTAATTCAAGAAGTGCCCATAGTCCAGATGCAGGGAGACTGAGTATTGTTGCCAATCGAAACGAAAACAATTAAAGTTCCGCTAGAAAGCGCCGAAGAAGGATTGGCGGTATTCGGACCGCGGGATCGATTTTTGAGATTAGTAGAACAGGAAGTGGAGTCGTCTATATCCTCTCGCGAAGCGGAAATTGTCATCTCCGGACCGGTCAAGGAAGCAGAGTCGCTGGAGCAGCTATACCAGGTATTGCTCCAGCTCGTCAGAGGCGGGTACACTCCCTCCGAGCGGGACGTCGCTTATGCGCTTGAGCTGGCGCGCACGATGCAGGCGGACGAGCTTCTGGATCTGTTCAAGAAGGAGATTGCAACAACCTACCGCGGCAAGAAGATAATGGTCAAAACCATTGGCCAGCGTCATTATGTGAAGACGATTCGCCGCAAGGATATCGTATTTGGCATTGGGCCCGCAGGCACGGGCAAAACGTATTTGGCGGTTGTGCTGGCCGTGGCCGCGCTGAAGGAAGGCTCCGTGAAACGAATCGTATTGACGAGGCCAGCAGTCGAAGCCGGAGAAAATCTAGGTTTTCTGCCCGGCGATCTGCAGGAGAAGGTGGACCCGTATCTGCGTCCGCTGTACGATGCGCTGCACGACGTCCTTGGGCCGGATCAGACGGTGAAGGCGATGGAGCGCGGTCTGATCGAGATCGCCCCTCTGGCGTATATGCGGGGACGCACGCTGGACGATTCCTTTATCATATTGGATGAAGCGCAGAACACAACGCCGGAGCAGATGAAGATGTTCTTGACACGTCTTGGCTTCGGCTCCAAGATGGTAGTGACGGGTGACGTTACCCAGATCGATTTGCCAAGGGGCAAAACCTCCGGTCTCATCGAAGCGCAGCGCATACTCAAAAATATCGAGGAAATTGGCTTAATTTATTTCACCGAAGGAGACGTCGTTCGCCACTCCCTGGTTCAAAAAATCATTATGGCTTATGATTGGGATGCCGAGAATAAAGCCTAGAGAGGAACGAGAGCCGCATGAATCTGAACGGGACAAGCAAAAAAGGGAACACGGGCACGGCAAAAGCACATAAGCCGGGCTGGAGGCAAAGTCCCGCCGTTAGATGGCTGTTATTCATGCTGTTCGTGCTCCTGTTCTACTTTAGTCTGTCTCCGCACGTCATTCCGGAAACCTACGACATCGCAGAAGGCGCCGTCAGCGAGAAGGACATCAAAGCGCCTTATCAGATTCGCGACGAGAAAGCGACTCGGCAGGCGGAAGAGGCGGCGGCAAATCGAATTGAGGATATATACAGCAACGTCTCGCTCCGAAACGAAGCTCTCGTGGAGCAAATCATGTACCGGATCGACCAGCTGAACATGGACGATGAGGTCACCACCGAAAATAAAATCGAAATTTACCGTTATGAAATTCCAAAGCGGTATACGGAGCATATAGAGCAGTTCATCGAGTCGAACAGAGGCAAGGGGCTGTACAGCGACTCGCTGCTGGATGAGATGGCCGAGGTCGCTTCGAAGCAGCAATACGCGATCCCGGAGGAGACCTTCTACAAGATGCCGCAGCTGACCTCCACGCAGCTCCAGGAGATGCGGACCGTCGCGCGCGAGATTGTGCGCAAGCTGATGAGCGAGCAGCTGAGAGAAGCGGAGACGGCGCGCATGCAAGTGGCCGAGCTGGTCAACGCGAGCTCGCTGTCCAGCCGGACGGAGAGGGAAATTGTCCAGGAGCTGGCCAGATTCTCCATCATGCCGAACAAGTTTCTGGACACGGACGCGACAGAGGAAGCCAAGGTGCAGGCGAAGCAGAACACTCCTCCCGTCGTGTATAACGAGGGGGACGTCATCGTCAAGCGGGGACAGACGATTACAGCGGATATGTACAAGCTGCTGTCTGATTCCAACCTGCTGCAGGACAAGCGTCATTATTGGCCGCAGGCCGGCTTGCTGGTGCTGGCTCTTATGTTTGTTGTTCTCATCTACGCCTATCTGCATCAGTCCGGCGGCTTGGGCGGCGCACGGCCCAAATACGGCAATGCCCAGCTTCTGATGTTATGGCTGATCTTCTTCATCAATATGCTGGCGATGCAGATTATCTCATTTACACAGACTGACACTGCGCCATACGCAGGCTACCTGGCGCCTGTCGCGCTGGGCGCCATGCTGATTACGCTGCTGCTGGATATGCATCTTGCTATTATCAGCTCCTTCCTGTTCACCATCATGGGCAGTGTTATCCTGAATACGCAGCCGAACATGCTGTTTGATTTCAAATTCGGATTTTTTGTTATCGTGGTGTCGCTGGCCGCGATCTTCTCCATCCATCGAGCCAGCCAGCGATCTGCGATTCTGAAAGCGGGCATTATGGTCAGCCTCTTCGGGTCGGCTTCGGTTATGGCTATTCTGATGCTGACGGAGCAGCTGGATCGGATGCCGTTTATGTATTCGGTTGCTTTCGCCTTCGCGAGCGGCTTGCTGACAGCTGTGCTTGTTATCGGCCTGATGCCGTTCTTTGAGGTTACCTTCGGTATCCTGTCCGCGCTTAAGCTGGTGGAGCTGTCCAATCCGAACCATCCGCTGCTGCGCAAGCTGCTGACCGAGACGCCGGGCACTTATCATCACAGCGTCATGGTGGGCAATTTATCGGAGGCGGCGGCGGAATCCATCGGAGCGGACGGGCTGCTGTGCCGAGTCGGTTCGTTCTACCATGATATCGGGAAGACAAAACGTCCCAATTATTTTATCGAAAACCAGACCAATATCGAGAACCCGCATGACACCATCGATCCCAAGCTGAGTAAATCCATTATCGTGGCTCATGCCCGGGACGGGGTTGATATGCTGAAGGCGCACAATATTCCGAAGCCGCTTCGCGATATTGCGGAGCAGCATCATGGCACAACCTCTCTCAAGTACTTCTATCACAAGGCGGTCAAGCAGGCTGAGGAGCAAGGAATGGAGCCGACGTTCACGGAGGATGACTTCCGTTATCCCGGCCCGAAGGCGCAGTCCAAGGAGGCCGCTGTCGTCGGTATTGCAGATTGCGTGGAAGCGGCCGTACGCAGCCTTCGCAATCCCACCGTGGAGCAGGTGGAGGCGATGATTCACAAGATCATTAAAAGCCGTCTCGACGACAATCAATATAACGAATGTGACCTAACCTTGAAGGAGCTGGACAAGGTGGCGCAATCCCTGAAGGAAAGCGTAATTGGCATATTCCACTCCCGCATTGAATATCCGGACGACGCGAAGACAAAGGAGCGTACGAATTAGCATGAGCCTGCAATTGGATTACAGCAACGAACAAGATAAAGTCAACATTCCAGACGCCTGGATCGAGAAGCTGCAGGAGCTGCTTCGTCTGGCCGGAGAAGCAGAGGGTATGTCGGAGGGCGAGGTGACGCTGACCTTCGTCGATGATGCCGCCATTCACGAGCTTAACCGCGAATATCGCGGCATCGACCGTCCCACTGATGTGCTGTCGTTTGCGATGCAGGATGATGGCACGGAGGAGTTGGATATCATCTTCGAGGTCGAAAGCGAGGATGAGCTGGATCCCATCTCGGGCATGCTGGGCGACATCATTATATCTGTTGAAAGAGCCGTGTCACAGAGTCAGGAATATGGTCATTCCCTGGAACGTGAAATCGGATTTCTGTTCGTGCACGGCTATCTTCATCTGATCGGCTATGATCATCAGGATGAAGCATCCGAAGCCATTATGACAGCCAAGCAGGAGGCTGTGCTGCGGCAAGCGGGACTGACGCGATAATGGCGTCCTATTTGCGAAGCGTGAGGTTCGCGCTGTCGGGCATTTCATTCGCCCTCCGAACAGAAAGAAACATGAGGTTTCATTGTGTGGCGGGGGCTGCTGCCATTGCATTGGGGTTATGGCTGTCGCTTACGGCGCTGGAGTGGTGTCTGATTCTGTTCGCCATAGCGCTTGTGATCTGCCTGGAGCTTGTGAACACGGCGATTGAGCAGACGGTCAATCTCATCAGCCCAGAACGGCATCCCGTGGCCAAAGCAGCCAAGGATGTTGCTGCGGGAGCCGTCACGACGGCGGCTGTATTCGCCATTGTGATTGGTCTCCTGGTGTTTGGTCCGCCGCTATGGACTATAGCGACGCAGCGTTAGGAAGGGGAACGGTTATGGCAAATAAGGAGCTATCAGAACCATACGTCGAGTTGTTGCGCGCCGCAAGGGAAGCTATGCGGCGCGCTTACGTGCCTTATTCGGGCTTTCAGGTAGGTGCGGCGCTCCTGGATCGGGACGGCGTCATTCATTATGGGTGCAATGTGGAGAATGCGGCATATGGACCAACCAATTGCGCGGAGCGCACCGCCTTGTTCCGGGCGATCGCCGACGGACATCCCCCTGGGCAGTTCCAAGCGATTGCTGTCATGGGAGACACGGATGGTCCCATCACTCCATGCGGTGTATGCCGGCAGGTGCTCGTTGAACTGTGTGCGCCGGATATGCCGGTTATTATGGGCAACTTAAAAGGAGAATGGACAATGAAATCGGTGGCGGAGCTGCTGCCGGGCGCTTTCACACCATTGTCGCTGCATAAGGAGGAGCAAAGCTAAGCTATGAATCAGAAGCAAACCAATGACGCAAAAGAGGACAAGCCGTTCCGTTCAGGCTTTGTTGCGATTATAGGAAGACCAAACGTAGGCAAATCTACACTTATGAATCATCTGATCGGACAGAAGATTGCGATTATGTCGGATAAGCCGCAGACGACACGCAACAAAATCCATGGCGTCTATACAACCAACGATACGCAAATCGTGTTCCTGGATACGCCGGGCATTCATAAGCCGCAATCCAAGCTGGGCAATTATATGATGCAGACGGCTGAGAGCGCGTTGAGAGAAGTGGAGGCCGCCCTGTTCCTGGTGGATGTATCAGAGGGAATCGGCGGCGGAGACCGATATATCATCGAACAGCTGAAGAAGGTCAAGACGCCTGTATTCCTGGTTATGAACAAGATCGACAAGGTTGAGCCGGAGAAGCTGCTGCCGATGATTACGCAATACAACGAGCTGTATCCCTTCGCGGAAATCGTGCCGATCTCCGCGCTGAACGGGAATAATGTGACGACGCTGCTGGAGCAGCTGTCCCGATATTTGCCGGAGGGGCCGCAATATTACCCCGCTGATCAGATTACTGATCATCCCGAGCAGTTCGTCTGCGCGGAGCTCATTCGTGAGAAAATTCTTCATATGACTCGCGAGGAGGTGCCTCATTCCATTGCCGTTGCGATTGAGGATATGCGTGTGCAGG
This genomic window contains:
- the ybeY gene encoding rRNA maturation RNase YbeY → MSLQLDYSNEQDKVNIPDAWIEKLQELLRLAGEAEGMSEGEVTLTFVDDAAIHELNREYRGIDRPTDVLSFAMQDDGTEELDIIFEVESEDELDPISGMLGDIIISVERAVSQSQEYGHSLEREIGFLFVHGYLHLIGYDHQDEASEAIMTAKQEAVLRQAGLTR
- the cdd gene encoding cytidine deaminase, translating into MANKELSEPYVELLRAAREAMRRAYVPYSGFQVGAALLDRDGVIHYGCNVENAAYGPTNCAERTALFRAIADGHPPGQFQAIAVMGDTDGPITPCGVCRQVLVELCAPDMPVIMGNLKGEWTMKSVAELLPGAFTPLSLHKEEQS
- a CDS encoding GatB/YqeY domain-containing protein, whose translation is MNLSERLTDDMKQAMKSQDKFKLTTIRMMRASVKNMEIELKRPLEDNEVLNILSREIKIRKDSLQEFQKAGRDDLVTGLAAEIEIISQYLPEQLTEEEIQEIVRQTIHELGASSKADMGKVMSALMPKTKGRADGKLVNQAVQQFLQ
- the yqfC gene encoding sporulation protein YqfC gives rise to the protein MRHLKRKFRKLTAELLDMPQDVVYDLPRLTMIGDRQLYIENHRGVVQFSSERLRLALSKGQLEVTGSSLVIRTIWTEEVFIEGVITNIQLLS
- the yqfD gene encoding sporulation protein YqfD: MKGQGALWFQGVVVVQARGGAPERFVNRALEGGIALSGIRWTSQGLLQFEVSVSDFFRLRPFLKETGCRIHVKQRKGLPFWLVKAEKRVWFTGGIALFFAIIFMLSSLVWSVEVEGNAKLSDEQILRAAKAEGLYPLQWSFRLQSPDTLSKRLVSSLPGTTWIGVEKKGTKVTIQVVEMTLPDVPELQSPRHLVASADGVVTQIIAEAGKPVVKKNTRVKKGQTLISGLIGNETNARAVVAKGSVRGLVWYEFLVETPLTQRVKVYTGEKKSKWYAVIGSRALQVSGYGSDGYESSETIDRLERFSWRGLELPLGRMKETVLETTLQERTLSQDEAKAVGLMQAKADVIEKAGLDAVVRSEFVLHEKAENGKVYMKVLFEVEQSLIQEVPIVQMQGD
- the era gene encoding GTPase Era → MNQKQTNDAKEDKPFRSGFVAIIGRPNVGKSTLMNHLIGQKIAIMSDKPQTTRNKIHGVYTTNDTQIVFLDTPGIHKPQSKLGNYMMQTAESALREVEAALFLVDVSEGIGGGDRYIIEQLKKVKTPVFLVMNKIDKVEPEKLLPMITQYNELYPFAEIVPISALNGNNVTTLLEQLSRYLPEGPQYYPADQITDHPEQFVCAELIREKILHMTREEVPHSIAVAIEDMRVQDNGVVYIGAVIFVERDSQKGIVIGKRGEFLKEVGKQARKDIEALLGSRTFLELWVKVKKDWRNQDRVLKDLGFRNE
- a CDS encoding PhoH family protein, which gives rise to MPIETKTIKVPLESAEEGLAVFGPRDRFLRLVEQEVESSISSREAEIVISGPVKEAESLEQLYQVLLQLVRGGYTPSERDVAYALELARTMQADELLDLFKKEIATTYRGKKIMVKTIGQRHYVKTIRRKDIVFGIGPAGTGKTYLAVVLAVAALKEGSVKRIVLTRPAVEAGENLGFLPGDLQEKVDPYLRPLYDALHDVLGPDQTVKAMERGLIEIAPLAYMRGRTLDDSFIILDEAQNTTPEQMKMFLTRLGFGSKMVVTGDVTQIDLPRGKTSGLIEAQRILKNIEEIGLIYFTEGDVVRHSLVQKIIMAYDWDAENKA
- a CDS encoding histidine triad nucleotide-binding protein, which codes for MDCIFCKIVEGSIPSQKVFENDSVLAFRDIQPAAPVHILIIPKKHIPTMNDVADEDAELVAELFAAARQIAKEQGIAESGYRLINNVNSDGGQVVYHLHIHLLGGEKLGGLLPKSGS
- a CDS encoding diacylglycerol kinase family protein; translation: MASYLRSVRFALSGISFALRTERNMRFHCVAGAAAIALGLWLSLTALEWCLILFAIALVICLELVNTAIEQTVNLISPERHPVAKAAKDVAAGAVTTAAVFAIVIGLLVFGPPLWTIATQR
- a CDS encoding HDIG domain-containing metalloprotein, encoding MNLNGTSKKGNTGTAKAHKPGWRQSPAVRWLLFMLFVLLFYFSLSPHVIPETYDIAEGAVSEKDIKAPYQIRDEKATRQAEEAAANRIEDIYSNVSLRNEALVEQIMYRIDQLNMDDEVTTENKIEIYRYEIPKRYTEHIEQFIESNRGKGLYSDSLLDEMAEVASKQQYAIPEETFYKMPQLTSTQLQEMRTVAREIVRKLMSEQLREAETARMQVAELVNASSLSSRTEREIVQELARFSIMPNKFLDTDATEEAKVQAKQNTPPVVYNEGDVIVKRGQTITADMYKLLSDSNLLQDKRHYWPQAGLLVLALMFVVLIYAYLHQSGGLGGARPKYGNAQLLMLWLIFFINMLAMQIISFTQTDTAPYAGYLAPVALGAMLITLLLDMHLAIISSFLFTIMGSVILNTQPNMLFDFKFGFFVIVVSLAAIFSIHRASQRSAILKAGIMVSLFGSASVMAILMLTEQLDRMPFMYSVAFAFASGLLTAVLVIGLMPFFEVTFGILSALKLVELSNPNHPLLRKLLTETPGTYHHSVMVGNLSEAAAESIGADGLLCRVGSFYHDIGKTKRPNYFIENQTNIENPHDTIDPKLSKSIIVAHARDGVDMLKAHNIPKPLRDIAEQHHGTTSLKYFYHKAVKQAEEQGMEPTFTEDDFRYPGPKAQSKEAAVVGIADCVEAAVRSLRNPTVEQVEAMIHKIIKSRLDDNQYNECDLTLKELDKVAQSLKESVIGIFHSRIEYPDDAKTKERTN
- the ltrA gene encoding group II intron reverse transcriptase/maturase; the encoded protein is MRSHEEQRQQKISQESSRQRETVKPSGYAGAPSSSSAQVAPSSREANNDLLERMLRGDNLRLAYKRVVQNGGAPGVDSVTVANLQAYLKTHWETVKTELLAGTYRPMPVKRVEIPKPGGGVRLLGIPTVMDRFLQQALLQVMNPIFDADFSRHSYGFRPGKRAHDAVKQAQHYIQEGFRWVVDMDLAKFFDRVNHDMLMARVARKVTDKYVLKLIRAYLNAGVMANGVLEKTGEGTPQGGPLSPLLANILLDDLDKELTERGLRFARYADDCNIFVASKRAGERVMDSVTRFVEGKLKLKVNREKSAVDRPWNRKFLGFSFLRDKKATIRLAPQTISRFKEKVRELTNRTRSMSMENRIMQLNRYLIGWIGYFRLASAKGHCEKFDQWIRRRLRMCLWKQWKRVRTRIRELRGLGVPEWACFVMANSRRGAWEMSRNTNNALPTSYWEAKGLKSLLSRYLELC
- the rpsU gene encoding 30S ribosomal protein S21 encodes the protein MSETKVRKNETIDAALRRFKRSIAKDGVLAEVKKRKHYEKPSVKRKKKSEAARKRKF